A genomic stretch from Asterias rubens chromosome 7, eAstRub1.3, whole genome shotgun sequence includes:
- the LOC117292932 gene encoding G protein-activated inward rectifier potassium channel 4-like: MATTESLNTSYASTCNCNHTTDTRVLVGNHRSPIPNHVTPNNISIANISTSTGSSQMIKRRTRLIQKDGSCNIEYTNMSKSRWWKVIKDIFTSSVDMPWRYNILMVCFGFLASWILFAFVYYGIAQARGDFDHVNDANWEPCFRNFINFKSALLYSIEAQTTIGFGFRSPTEHCGEVIFFLIIHTLWANFIEAFILGSFIAKVSRPKARGKTLQFSHYACMTKIDDNICFTFRIGDLRQKSHIVEGHVRLQMVRHHMTKEGVLFPYKFLDLNIGHDIGVDRMLLVWPLQVIHVVDDKSPLYSISRDHLRHMDFEIIAILEGIVEATGTTTQARTSYLPDEIMWGFHFDNMVDVRDDCYFVDMKRFHCMREMDDFSRCSAKEVDEMKEDERVEERNTVWTARRNSGLIRRSSPILREPTDNVESRI, translated from the coding sequence ATGGCCACCACTGAATCTCTTAACACGAGCTATGCAAGCACTTGCAACTGTAACCACACTACGGACACAAGGGTACTTGTCGGTAACCATCGCTCTCCCATACCAAACCATGTCACCCCTAACAACATCAGCATCGCCAACATCAGCACAAGTACCGGGTCCTCGCAGATGATAAAACGACGGACGCGACTCATCCAGAAAGATGGCAGTTGCAACATCGAGTATACAAACATGTCCAAGAGTCGTTGGTGGAAGGTCATCAAGGACATCTTCACGAGTTCGGTGGACATGCCCTGGCGATACAACATCCTCATGGTGTGCTTTGGTTTCCTTGCCAGCTGGATCTTATTTGCTTTTGTATATTACGGAATAGCACAAGCGCGTGGAGACTTTGACCATGTGAATGATGCAAATTGGGAGCCCTGTTTCAGAAACTTTATCAATTTTAAATCAGCACTCTTGTACAGTATTGAAGCACAGACGACCATTGGGTTTGGCTTTCGGAGTCCAACCGAACACTGTGGGGAGGTTATCTTCTTTCTTATCATACATACTCTCTGGGCAAACTTTATTGAGGCCTTCATTCTTGGGAGCTTCATCGCAAAAGTCTCAAGACCCAAGGCTAGAGGTAAGACGCTCCAATTCAGCCACTATGCCTGCATGACAAAAATCGATGataacatttgttttactttccgTATCGGAGACCTCAGACAAAAATCCCATATCGTGGAGGGCCACGTTAGACTGCAGATGGTGCGTCATCACATGACAAAAGAAGGCGTTTTATTCCCTTACAAGTTCTTAGATTTAAATATCGGTCACGACATTGGCGTTGATCGTATGCTCCTTGTATGGCCCTTACAAGTTATCCACGTCGTCGATGACAAAAGTCCTCTTTACAGCATCTCAAGAGACCATCTTCGCCACATGGATTTTGAAATCATCGCCATCTTGGAAGGCATCGTCGAGGCAACGGGCACAACAACCCAGGCCAGAACTTCTTATCTCCCAGATGAGATCATGTGGGGATTCCACTTTGACAATATGGTTGATGTGAGAGACGATTGCTATTTTGTAGATATGAAGAGATTCCACTGCATGAGGGAGATGGATGACTTCTCAAGATGCAGCGCCAAGGAGGTAGATGAGATGAAAGAGGATGAGAGAGTGGAGGAGAGGAATACTGTATGGACAGCGAGGAGAAACAGCGGGCTTATCAGGAGGTCTTCTCCCATCCTGAGAGAACCAACGGATAATGTGGAGTCTCGCATATAA